AATGACAACGAAGGACGCCATCCAGGGATATTTCGACAGCCTCAAGCAGAAAAAGGGATGGGAATCATTTCTATCTGATGACATGACTTTTACCAGCTTTACCAGCCCTGTCAAACAAGTTACTGGTAAAAACGCTTTCCTTGATTCGACAAAACGTTTTTATTCGATGGTAGTCTCTTTTGAAATAAGAGACATCATGATTGCGGGAGAAAAAGCTGTGGTCCTGACTCGTTATGAATTGCAACCGCCGGGCGGCAACATTTTTATCAGTGATGTCGCTGAGATTTTCGCAGTAAAGGACGGCAAAATAGATTCGTTCGCGATTTACTTTGATAGCTCACCTTTCCCGAAGTAGAACGGACAGAAAAAAATATGACAGATAACGAATTGACCCAAAGAGTGAGAGCGGCG
The nucleotide sequence above comes from bacterium. Encoded proteins:
- a CDS encoding nuclear transport factor 2 family protein, encoding MTTKDAIQGYFDSLKQKKGWESFLSDDMTFTSFTSPVKQVTGKNAFLDSTKRFYSMVVSFEIRDIMIAGEKAVVLTRYELQPPGGNIFISDVAEIFAVKDGKIDSFAIYFDSSPFPK